The following proteins are encoded in a genomic region of Methylobacterium tardum:
- a CDS encoding DUF6626 family protein produces MHGFQLVRIYEEMKNLGLVRSREQFSRSWCGRHPGYLRDYLRREGATMRVSVQTIQSLRLRLAEAGSLLPPDLRDRVQAFDAAILRDMRVADLLGRRSIDARITA; encoded by the coding sequence ATGCACGGATTTCAACTCGTTCGAATTTATGAGGAAATGAAAAATCTCGGACTCGTCCGGTCCCGAGAACAATTCTCCCGTTCGTGGTGCGGACGCCACCCCGGCTACCTGCGCGACTATCTGCGGCGCGAGGGTGCGACAATGCGGGTGTCAGTGCAGACGATCCAGTCTCTGCGCTTGCGGCTTGCCGAGGCCGGATCATTACTGCCCCCGGATCTTCGCGATCGTGTGCAGGCGTTCGACGCGGCAATCCTTCGGGACATGCGCGTCGCCGATCTTCTCGGACGCCGTTCCATCGATGCGAGGATTACGGCATGA
- a CDS encoding protein NO VEIN domain-containing protein: MKYVIKRLRRSDLTFFEYQYRIQNAGNQKSLNLTRRVFIDVLFPSAPEIAANNGEVGAPKPFHLPLTIYGPGERRIPQIVSRSVLPKTQKQKNWRLNGEFVRDPDEDPNRYHALAADDVGVLAFDGDAFPTAVTLVLLSQAEPGDLGLRTAVLEAINNKAMGVITRDLLARIIEREASPTHPIREVLDSTLDEVLEDAALGSSSAVRRLRNSGSARRMSAKALQNARRNAEVTGRNGELLLNDWLQAEVEAGHLRSAVWTAETNAISPWDFVVEENDGTRVRIEVKSTAGPFERNFHISQAEIEWAAEAEAPRTDLYRLSELQDGTASLRICRDIRAVAAQIVAATSGLGVGIVPDSYTISPVQFGTWSEAVAIEVPDEDDDEEDE; encoded by the coding sequence TTGAAGTATGTCATCAAACGCCTGCGCCGATCAGATCTTACCTTCTTCGAGTATCAATATCGCATTCAGAACGCAGGCAACCAGAAATCACTCAATCTGACAAGGCGTGTCTTTATCGACGTGCTATTTCCATCTGCGCCCGAGATCGCAGCGAATAACGGCGAAGTCGGCGCTCCCAAGCCATTCCATCTGCCGCTCACGATCTACGGACCCGGTGAACGCCGGATACCCCAGATCGTGTCTCGAAGTGTCCTGCCCAAGACACAGAAACAGAAGAATTGGCGTCTCAACGGGGAGTTTGTTCGTGACCCGGATGAGGATCCCAACCGTTATCATGCCCTGGCGGCAGACGATGTCGGTGTTCTTGCCTTCGATGGCGACGCGTTTCCGACCGCCGTCACTCTGGTTCTGCTGAGTCAGGCAGAGCCCGGCGATCTCGGTTTGCGCACGGCCGTTCTGGAAGCCATCAACAACAAGGCGATGGGGGTGATCACCCGTGACCTGCTCGCGCGGATCATCGAGCGCGAGGCGTCGCCGACGCATCCGATCCGCGAAGTTCTTGACAGCACGTTGGATGAGGTACTTGAGGACGCCGCGCTCGGCTCCTCGTCGGCCGTCCGCAGGCTGCGCAACTCCGGCTCCGCGCGCCGGATGTCGGCAAAGGCGTTGCAGAACGCCAGAAGGAATGCCGAGGTCACGGGCCGGAACGGCGAACTGCTGTTGAACGACTGGCTCCAGGCGGAGGTTGAAGCCGGGCATCTCCGGTCTGCGGTCTGGACCGCCGAGACGAACGCGATCAGCCCCTGGGATTTTGTCGTCGAGGAGAACGACGGGACCAGAGTCCGGATCGAGGTCAAGTCCACAGCCGGACCCTTCGAACGGAACTTCCACATCTCCCAGGCGGAGATCGAGTGGGCAGCGGAGGCAGAGGCACCCCGAACGGATCTCTACCGCCTGTCCGAACTCCAGGACGGCACTGCCTCGCTTAGGATCTGCCGTGACATCCGCGCCGTGGCCGCACAGATCGTTGCAGCCACCTCCGGTCTGGGCGTCGGCATCGTCCCCGACAGCTACACCATCAGCCCGGTGCAGTTCGGGACGTGGTCGGAAGCCGTCGCGATCGAAGTGCCGGACGAGGATGACGATGAAGAGGACGAGTAG
- a CDS encoding MucR family transcriptional regulator has protein sequence MEEAMQLQTNDLVEIQAVDYVEITTGIVAAYLSHNRVPVAELPGLLAGVHAALAGLGQSAEAAEPAAERLTPAQIRKSIRPDALISFIDGKPYKTLKRHLTKHGLTIDEYRERFGLPRDYPSTAASYSAARSNLARQNGLGRKGGSEKPSIDLGDMARIQQAS, from the coding sequence ATGGAAGAGGCCATGCAGCTACAGACTAATGATTTGGTCGAGATACAGGCGGTCGATTACGTGGAGATCACCACCGGCATCGTCGCCGCTTACCTGTCTCACAACCGTGTCCCCGTCGCTGAACTTCCCGGTCTTCTCGCGGGCGTTCACGCCGCACTCGCTGGTCTTGGCCAGAGTGCCGAAGCGGCCGAACCAGCGGCGGAAAGGCTGACACCTGCCCAGATCCGGAAGTCGATCAGACCGGACGCGCTGATCAGCTTCATCGACGGCAAGCCCTACAAGACTCTGAAGCGCCATCTCACCAAGCACGGTTTGACCATCGACGAGTACCGCGAGCGCTTCGGCTTGCCGCGGGATTATCCCTCGACGGCTGCCAGCTACTCCGCCGCGCGATCCAATCTGGCACGACAGAATGGTCTCGGTCGCAAAGGCGGATCCGAAAAGCCCAGCATCGATCTTGGTGACATGGCCAGGATCCAGCAAGCTTCCTGA
- a CDS encoding DNA cytosine methyltransferase, with amino-acid sequence MADHPSAYKVDPRGNLYLRYLHYIRVTKPLALLIENVPDSLNYGGHNVMGEIAELLEKDLGYRARYSLINSAFHGVPQMRDRVYLLAVHEEVDHEIHFPRAIKHMVLPSGYGGTRSVALKFVDLFGSDAFEEADHGTPDLPGPVTAKEAIGDLSPITLHLEGKLKKGAQRFQVPTAYPRQLGAISAYAKTMRTWAGFEAPEDGLRDHVIRYLPRDTDIFRAMPNGAEYPAAHATAVRLYEEHIQNREQRGGRRLTAGEKTMIFRTMVPPYPVGSFPNRWWKLKSDFPVRTLMAHIGKDTYSHIHYDGAQARVISVREAARLQSFPDGFTFCGTMNPAYRQIGNAVPPLMAKRLAETIMDSLRRACARPAVTRRVPVAAE; translated from the coding sequence GTGGCAGACCATCCGTCTGCCTACAAGGTTGATCCGCGCGGCAACCTGTACCTGCGTTACCTGCACTACATCCGGGTGACGAAGCCGCTCGCCCTGCTGATCGAGAACGTACCCGACTCGCTCAACTACGGCGGTCACAACGTCATGGGTGAGATTGCCGAGCTTCTGGAGAAGGATCTCGGGTACAGGGCACGCTACAGCCTGATCAATTCGGCCTTCCATGGTGTCCCGCAGATGCGGGATCGGGTCTACCTGCTCGCCGTGCATGAGGAAGTCGATCATGAGATCCACTTCCCGCGCGCGATCAAGCACATGGTGCTGCCATCAGGGTACGGTGGGACACGTTCCGTGGCTCTGAAGTTCGTGGACCTCTTCGGTAGCGATGCCTTTGAGGAAGCGGACCATGGAACGCCGGACCTTCCGGGGCCGGTCACGGCCAAAGAGGCAATCGGCGATCTCAGCCCGATCACCCTGCACCTGGAGGGCAAGCTCAAGAAGGGTGCCCAGCGCTTCCAGGTACCCACCGCCTATCCCCGACAGCTAGGAGCGATCTCGGCTTACGCCAAGACGATGAGGACATGGGCAGGGTTCGAGGCCCCCGAGGACGGGTTACGGGATCATGTCATCCGGTATCTTCCAAGGGACACGGACATCTTCCGGGCCATGCCCAACGGTGCCGAGTACCCGGCGGCCCATGCGACCGCCGTCCGGCTGTACGAGGAGCATATCCAGAACCGTGAGCAGCGCGGCGGCAGGCGTCTCACGGCAGGCGAGAAGACGATGATCTTCCGGACCATGGTCCCCCCGTACCCGGTAGGCAGCTTCCCGAACCGCTGGTGGAAGCTCAAGTCGGACTTCCCGGTCAGGACGCTGATGGCGCACATCGGCAAGGACACCTACTCGCACATCCACTACGATGGTGCGCAGGCGCGCGTCATCAGCGTTCGAGAGGCGGCCCGGCTCCAGAGCTTCCCGGACGGCTTCACCTTCTGTGGCACCATGAACCCGGCGTACCGTCAGATCGGGAATGCCGTTCCGCCCCTGATGGCGAAGCGCCTCGCCGAGACGATCATGGACAGCCTGCGCCGCGCCTGTGCCCGACCAGCAGTAACACGCCGTGTGCCGGTTGCGGCCGAGTAG
- a CDS encoding histidine phosphatase family protein produces MSSLTIMLARHAEKAGGAFPGEGLTFEGTPDEKSLVIRGWQRAGAWAALFGQGDARGDYPPPNVIYAAKPKAVSEDASFSHRPWETAIPVAKRLHLEPNTSYGVSQEPDLVKEIVKLTGVVLVFWEHKAIVEEIVPALLKKQVLPGVPKKWDGDRFDVVLRFDRAFPDAPWSFRQLSPRLLDGDTDLPFKKRQF; encoded by the coding sequence ATGTCATCGCTGACCATCATGCTGGCGCGCCACGCCGAGAAGGCGGGTGGAGCATTCCCAGGAGAAGGGCTGACTTTCGAGGGCACGCCGGACGAGAAGTCGCTCGTCATACGCGGCTGGCAGCGGGCCGGGGCCTGGGCTGCGCTGTTCGGCCAGGGTGATGCGCGAGGCGACTACCCGCCGCCGAACGTCATCTATGCGGCCAAACCCAAGGCGGTTTCAGAGGATGCGAGCTTCAGCCATCGCCCGTGGGAGACGGCCATACCTGTGGCCAAGCGCCTCCACCTCGAACCGAACACGAGTTACGGCGTCTCGCAGGAGCCCGATCTGGTCAAGGAGATCGTCAAGCTCACCGGGGTCGTCCTGGTGTTCTGGGAGCACAAGGCGATTGTCGAGGAGATCGTCCCGGCGCTGCTGAAGAAGCAGGTTTTGCCGGGCGTCCCAAAGAAGTGGGACGGCGATCGGTTCGATGTTGTACTTCGCTTCGATCGGGCATTTCCGGACGCGCCCTGGTCGTTTCGGCAACTCTCGCCTCGTCTTCTCGACGGCGACACTGATCTACCGTTCAAGAAGCGCCAGTTCTGA
- a CDS encoding DUF6894 family protein codes for MPSFFFDLRSRCGCQSDDTGLEFASAEIAYMEACKAIPDLTAELAHMGDAPQDYAFEVTDEAGRLLWRIPFSEILGRKDRS; via the coding sequence ATGCCGTCGTTCTTCTTCGATCTGCGGTCACGTTGTGGCTGTCAGTCCGACGACACCGGGCTGGAGTTCGCGAGCGCGGAGATCGCCTATATGGAGGCATGCAAGGCCATCCCGGACCTGACGGCCGAACTCGCCCACATGGGCGACGCCCCGCAGGACTACGCGTTCGAAGTCACCGATGAGGCCGGGCGTCTGCTCTGGCGCATCCCGTTCAGCGAGATCCTCGGCAGAAAAGATCGGTCGTGA
- a CDS encoding antibiotic biosynthesis monooxygenase family protein, with the protein MFSVIFEAHPRAEQWDAYLGHAKILRPELEQIDGFVENVRYRSLTREGWILSLSGWRDEKAVVRWRTRVRHHEAQATGRSEILHNYHLRVGQVTKDTQVPKGHALTEQRLDETEIGLGTTVSLIDASRPLGGTEQASPDALARWLGLSPKTDGLVAWDVFEAILTPGDFVLLLSWRNRGAAEGFEPEVALPEECRLRRVRVIRDYGMFDRREAPQYYPDAAGAETIHD; encoded by the coding sequence ATGTTCTCCGTGATCTTCGAAGCTCATCCGCGCGCCGAGCAGTGGGACGCCTATCTCGGGCACGCCAAGATCCTGCGGCCGGAGTTGGAGCAGATCGACGGTTTCGTGGAGAACGTCCGCTACCGCAGCCTCACCCGCGAGGGCTGGATCCTGTCGCTCTCAGGCTGGCGCGACGAGAAGGCAGTGGTGCGCTGGCGAACGCGAGTGCGGCACCACGAGGCCCAGGCGACGGGTCGGTCCGAGATCCTGCACAATTACCACCTGCGCGTCGGTCAGGTCACCAAGGACACGCAGGTTCCCAAGGGTCACGCGTTGACCGAGCAGCGCCTGGACGAGACCGAGATCGGCTTAGGCACGACCGTTAGCCTGATCGATGCAAGCCGCCCACTTGGCGGGACAGAACAGGCGAGCCCGGACGCGCTCGCCCGATGGCTTGGCCTCAGCCCCAAGACAGATGGCCTCGTCGCCTGGGACGTGTTCGAGGCCATCCTGACGCCGGGTGACTTCGTACTGCTTCTGTCCTGGCGAAATCGTGGGGCCGCCGAAGGGTTCGAGCCGGAGGTCGCGCTGCCGGAAGAATGCAGGCTGCGCCGTGTTCGCGTGATACGCGACTACGGCATGTTCGACCGTAGGGAGGCGCCGCAATACTACCCCGACGCCGCAGGTGCGGAGACCATCCACGACTGA
- a CDS encoding DNA cytosine methyltransferase, giving the protein MLDLFAGCGGISLGFQAAGFRIDAAVEIDPIAARTHALNFHGHEPPEVLAQHARSRDITSVEPGEVTADLGLGDPERAFDVLVGVPHAKLTPGSGAPSCARWQTIRLPTRLIRAATCTCVTCTTSG; this is encoded by the coding sequence GTGCTCGATCTCTTCGCCGGGTGTGGCGGCATCTCGCTCGGTTTTCAGGCCGCAGGATTTCGCATCGACGCTGCCGTCGAGATCGACCCGATCGCGGCGCGGACGCATGCGCTGAACTTCCACGGGCACGAGCCGCCCGAAGTTCTCGCCCAGCACGCGCGCAGTCGCGACATCACCAGCGTCGAGCCCGGCGAGGTAACCGCCGATCTGGGACTCGGAGATCCGGAGCGGGCCTTCGATGTGCTCGTGGGGGTCCCCCATGCCAAGCTTACGCCCGGGTCGGGCGCGCCAAGCTGCGCGAGGTGGCAGACCATCCGTCTGCCTACAAGGTTGATCCGCGCGGCAACCTGTACCTGCGTTACCTGCACTACATCCGGGTGA
- a CDS encoding ParB/RepB/Spo0J family partition protein produces MVERYHQRTRTYVINTGSDLLEMKARLDRGTFYPWAKSEMGISPRMAQNFMRAAKRFGDKSEIISRLPPTAIYALAAPSTPDALCASVAERLEAGQKLTSKAVAAEIREARAAAKVKGQQADPLHQWHGQEEGAPERREPPQAPEPHEMWQARQEREARHAPNDDVGVAFLMRELGSEVLSAFGTRFGHQGFASVMAKAIVAADVARAQAMHTIMVPVDAFARIGLLSDANESQRWVGRMASFEASLNWGETLPPIVAVVGQDGRYTLIAGEYTFWTLRDRLSHETVPVHVVPATDPVAIAAIEAIDA; encoded by the coding sequence GTGGTCGAGCGCTATCACCAGCGAACTCGCACCTACGTAATCAACACGGGTTCCGACCTCTTGGAGATGAAGGCGCGCCTCGATCGCGGCACTTTCTATCCGTGGGCCAAGTCCGAGATGGGTATCAGCCCTCGCATGGCTCAGAACTTCATGCGGGCCGCCAAGCGGTTCGGGGACAAAAGCGAAATAATTTCGCGTTTGCCTCCGACAGCCATCTACGCGCTGGCAGCGCCCTCGACGCCCGACGCACTGTGCGCATCTGTGGCCGAACGGCTTGAGGCTGGCCAAAAGTTGACCAGCAAGGCGGTTGCCGCCGAGATCCGCGAGGCTCGTGCTGCCGCCAAGGTCAAGGGTCAGCAGGCTGACCCGCTGCACCAGTGGCATGGACAGGAGGAGGGTGCGCCCGAGCGCCGCGAGCCGCCGCAGGCGCCCGAGCCTCATGAGATGTGGCAGGCTCGCCAAGAGCGAGAGGCGAGGCACGCGCCCAACGACGATGTCGGGGTTGCGTTTCTTATGCGGGAACTCGGCTCCGAGGTCTTGTCGGCGTTTGGCACCCGGTTCGGGCACCAAGGGTTCGCAAGTGTGATGGCGAAGGCGATCGTCGCAGCGGACGTGGCGCGCGCCCAGGCCATGCATACGATCATGGTGCCGGTGGACGCCTTCGCGCGGATTGGGCTCCTGTCTGACGCAAACGAGAGCCAGCGGTGGGTGGGGCGGATGGCCAGCTTCGAGGCGTCCCTCAACTGGGGAGAAACGCTCCCGCCGATCGTTGCCGTCGTGGGGCAAGACGGCCGCTACACGCTGATCGCGGGGGAGTACACCTTCTGGACGTTGCGAGATCGCTTGAGCCACGAGACCGTGCCCGTCCACGTTGTCCCGGCGACCGACCCAGTTGCTATTGCGGCGATCGAAGCCATCGATGCCTGA
- a CDS encoding tyrosine-type recombinase/integrase: protein MVGLYLADIADRLSLATLTRRVSSLAARHRQAGLGLDVRHPAVADVLAGLRRERGSAQRHAEALTVPRLKQALATLGDGLADRRDRALLLVGTAAALRRSELVALDVADIAVLPEGLRISIRRSKTDAEGRGAVLAVGRTGTATCPVAAYAAWLAASGIAEGAAFRAVDRHGRLGGRLSGNAVALIVQRRAGAAGLDAAAYAGHSMRAGFATSAARAGVRELAIARQTRHTSLTVLRRYVREGQLFEDNLTTEIGL from the coding sequence GTGGTCGGGCTCTACCTCGCCGACATCGCCGACCGGCTGTCGCTCGCGACTCTCACCCGGCGGGTGAGCAGCCTCGCCGCCCGGCACCGCCAAGCCGGGCTCGGCCTCGACGTGCGTCATCCGGCCGTGGCCGACGTGCTGGCGGGCCTGCGGCGCGAGCGCGGCTCCGCCCAGCGCCATGCCGAGGCCCTGACCGTCCCGCGCCTGAAGCAGGCGCTCGCCACGCTTGGCGACGGCCTTGCCGACCGGCGCGACCGTGCCCTGCTCCTGGTCGGCACCGCCGCCGCGCTCCGGCGCTCGGAACTTGTCGCCCTCGACGTTGCCGACATCGCCGTCCTGCCCGAGGGTCTGCGGATCAGTATCCGGCGCAGCAAGACCGACGCCGAGGGCCGTGGGGCGGTGCTGGCGGTCGGACGTACCGGGACGGCGACGTGTCCGGTCGCCGCCTACGCGGCGTGGCTCGCCGCATCCGGGATCGCCGAGGGGGCAGCGTTCCGCGCCGTCGATCGCCATGGCCGCCTCGGCGGGCGTCTGTCCGGCAACGCGGTCGCCCTGATCGTCCAGCGTCGCGCCGGGGCAGCCGGGCTCGACGCAGCCGCCTATGCAGGCCACTCCATGCGGGCGGGGTTCGCCACGTCGGCCGCCCGCGCCGGGGTCCGCGAACTCGCGATCGCCCGTCAGACCCGTCACACCTCCCTCACGGTTCTGCGCCGCTATGTCCGCGAGGGGCAGTTGTTCGAGGACAATCTCACCACTGAGATCGGGCTTTGA
- a CDS encoding very short patch repair endonuclease has translation MVDRFTPETRSRMMSAIRGRDTKPELVVRKILRELGVGYRLHRKDLPGKPDISMSGRRKIIEVRGCFWHRHPGCRFAYEPKSRQEFWTRKFASNVERDERNDRALRDRGWQVLTIWECETAQGTSLQERVAEFVGAGEHGAPSKGRDHSRKADETPAG, from the coding sequence TTGGTCGATCGGTTCACCCCAGAAACCCGCAGCCGGATGATGAGTGCCATCCGCGGGCGCGACACCAAGCCCGAACTCGTGGTGCGGAAGATCCTTCGCGAACTCGGGGTCGGTTACCGCCTGCACAGGAAGGATCTGCCGGGAAAGCCGGACATCAGCATGAGCGGGAGGCGGAAGATCATCGAGGTGCGGGGATGCTTCTGGCATCGTCACCCCGGCTGCCGTTTCGCCTACGAGCCGAAGAGCCGCCAGGAGTTCTGGACCCGCAAATTCGCCTCGAACGTCGAACGGGATGAGCGCAACGATCGTGCGCTTCGGGACCGTGGATGGCAGGTCTTAACCATCTGGGAGTGCGAGACGGCGCAAGGTACAAGCCTGCAAGAGCGGGTCGCCGAATTCGTCGGCGCTGGAGAGCACGGTGCACCGAGTAAAGGGCGGGATCATTCGCGAAAAGCTGACGAGACTCCGGCGGGGTGA
- a CDS encoding DUF2312 domain-containing protein, which yields MSGKIEVTDTVAVAGERICSIIERIERLEEEIKDLMEAKKEIFAEAKGEGLDVKVLKEILKIRKQDKDERDEQETLLDVYLRAMDAPSPAPLAEAA from the coding sequence ATGAGCGGGAAGATCGAAGTCACCGACACCGTGGCCGTGGCAGGCGAACGCATCTGCTCGATCATCGAGCGCATCGAGCGACTGGAGGAAGAGATCAAGGACCTGATGGAGGCCAAGAAGGAAATTTTCGCCGAGGCCAAGGGTGAGGGCCTGGACGTGAAGGTACTCAAGGAGATCCTGAAGATCCGCAAGCAGGACAAGGACGAGCGCGACGAGCAGGAGACCCTACTCGACGTGTACCTGCGCGCCATGGACGCGCCATCGCCCGCGCCCCTGGCCGAGGCAGCCTGA
- a CDS encoding helix-turn-helix domain-containing protein has protein sequence MSPLLKPKAATDADRTIGSLIASLRKAQGLSQSALGDAIGVSFQQVQKYEKGHNRIGAGRLQIIADLLNVPVETFFATQAGSESEKLGARTFFEDPQVMELVLAFTSISDETTRCSVLSIVKTAATLQNDHRTAQSLKG, from the coding sequence ATGTCGCCCCTGCTCAAGCCCAAGGCAGCCACTGACGCCGACCGCACGATCGGCAGCCTGATCGCCTCCCTTCGGAAAGCGCAGGGCTTGAGCCAGTCCGCGCTCGGCGACGCCATAGGTGTGAGCTTCCAGCAGGTGCAAAAGTACGAGAAGGGCCACAACCGCATCGGTGCTGGTCGCCTCCAGATCATCGCTGACCTGCTGAACGTGCCGGTGGAAACCTTCTTCGCCACGCAGGCGGGATCAGAGAGCGAGAAGCTTGGAGCCCGAACTTTCTTCGAGGACCCGCAGGTGATGGAACTCGTCCTGGCCTTCACCAGCATCTCCGACGAGACGACCCGTTGCAGCGTGCTGTCGATTGTGAAGACAGCGGCCACCCTCCAGAACGATCACCGGACCGCCCAATCGCTGAAGGGCTGA
- a CDS encoding class I SAM-dependent methyltransferase, protein MHVINEAFNIIPSNEDIVLHAKNCDPKLITERLGELVPLFRFAECKVEEATSARAVLTAPLQDGAMNQNGTHQASVFYLMADYALGVAMFAAVPGIYTVGVHDRCNALPVQMWLRNGRVTHLAPGTGAIRAVAELDQPTVEDMRKSLASKGRCVVKGEVKIFQSDRLVALCEHEIGMYADLPRATHEKASAGQIEKMKLSALMIAGLRGDSLSDVLAGEQGIAIGKRMSNATPQLPSLVRARTKYARDTLKAEKFDQVLVLGAGLDTKPVELADSGERWFLADLPEMLMERDARLQGMDTGRAEIVPVPLDFRMADWPSELLAAGFDPHRRTFVLLEGVSMYLAKKDLCDTLKKLALLCKHSDSRLWIDHVTDTLFGMDDPEVTAFLSSMSRLGEPFITGFDDFTKLGMMHGWELAASVSAAEVAGRKCNVHNQYRFSVLKRGQAHLEVADTAAEIELYAAE, encoded by the coding sequence ATGCATGTCATCAACGAAGCGTTCAATATTATTCCGAGCAACGAAGATATCGTTCTTCATGCTAAGAATTGCGACCCAAAACTCATAACAGAGCGACTGGGCGAATTGGTCCCACTGTTCCGCTTCGCCGAATGCAAGGTAGAAGAAGCTACTTCGGCGAGAGCCGTCCTAACCGCTCCTCTTCAAGACGGGGCGATGAACCAGAATGGAACTCATCAAGCATCTGTATTCTACTTGATGGCGGATTATGCTCTCGGTGTCGCTATGTTCGCGGCAGTGCCGGGCATCTATACGGTGGGCGTGCATGATCGCTGCAACGCACTGCCGGTACAGATGTGGCTCCGAAATGGTCGTGTGACTCATTTAGCTCCTGGTACAGGGGCCATCCGAGCAGTTGCTGAATTGGATCAGCCTACTGTCGAGGACATGAGGAAAAGTCTGGCGTCGAAGGGGCGCTGCGTAGTGAAAGGTGAAGTCAAGATCTTTCAATCCGATCGGCTAGTCGCTCTCTGCGAGCATGAGATTGGGATGTACGCCGACCTTCCGCGGGCGACCCATGAAAAGGCATCGGCAGGCCAGATCGAAAAAATGAAGCTTTCGGCGTTGATGATTGCCGGTCTACGGGGCGACAGCCTTTCGGACGTTCTTGCCGGTGAGCAAGGCATCGCGATTGGAAAACGTATGTCGAATGCTACGCCGCAGCTTCCCTCGTTGGTTCGTGCCCGGACAAAATACGCGCGCGATACCTTGAAGGCCGAGAAGTTCGATCAGGTTCTCGTCCTTGGAGCGGGACTTGATACGAAACCCGTCGAGTTGGCAGACAGCGGAGAAAGATGGTTTCTGGCCGACTTGCCGGAAATGCTGATGGAGCGCGATGCACGGCTCCAGGGTATGGATACAGGTCGTGCCGAGATCGTCCCGGTGCCTCTCGATTTCCGAATGGCTGACTGGCCGAGTGAATTGCTCGCAGCCGGGTTTGATCCTCATCGACGCACATTTGTACTTCTCGAAGGTGTTTCGATGTACCTTGCCAAGAAGGATCTATGCGACACCTTGAAGAAACTGGCTCTCCTATGCAAGCATTCGGACAGCCGTCTATGGATCGATCATGTGACAGATACTTTGTTTGGTATGGATGACCCGGAAGTAACCGCTTTCCTCTCATCCATGTCGCGTCTCGGCGAACCTTTCATCACGGGCTTCGATGATTTCACGAAACTTGGAATGATGCATGGCTGGGAACTCGCCGCTTCCGTAAGTGCGGCCGAGGTCGCGGGGCGGAAATGCAATGTCCATAATCAATACCGTTTTTCAGTTCTGAAACGCGGTCAAGCTCACTTGGAAGTCGCCGATACCGCGGCTGAGATTGAGTTGTATGCTGCTGAATGA
- a CDS encoding PAS domain-containing protein has protein sequence MIFVAKADGGVTYVSPEWTTFTGQAATEAMEHGWTACMHPDDYEMAVTFLRSARDQQSEYSLRTRLCRADGSYAWVVIGAVPSYGPPDRTFLGYLGSLTEIGPSGSEPLTAYGTLARYVPPPSHPATQPGSTLERVADYLLMAHGLIEQDHAKEMLPVLRQALMAVGRSLARNMSSPDPSGNLH, from the coding sequence ATGATCTTCGTCGCGAAAGCGGACGGCGGCGTGACCTACGTCAGCCCCGAGTGGACCACCTTTACCGGACAAGCTGCCACTGAGGCTATGGAGCACGGCTGGACCGCGTGCATGCACCCCGACGATTACGAGATGGCTGTCACCTTCCTGCGCAGCGCCCGCGACCAGCAGAGCGAGTACAGCCTTCGCACCCGCCTGTGCCGGGCTGATGGGAGCTATGCCTGGGTCGTGATCGGTGCCGTGCCCTCCTACGGGCCGCCGGACCGCACCTTCCTGGGCTACCTCGGTTCATTGACAGAGATAGGCCCCAGCGGCTCCGAACCTCTGACCGCCTACGGCACCCTTGCGCGCTACGTGCCCCCACCCTCGCATCCGGCGACGCAGCCCGGCTCGACCTTGGAACGCGTGGCTGACTACCTGCTGATGGCCCATGGGCTGATCGAGCAGGATCACGCCAAGGAGATGTTGCCGGTGCTCAGGCAAGCGCTGATGGCGGTGGGTCGGTCGCTGGCGCGCAACATGTCCTCGCCAGATCCAAGCGGTAACCTGCACTGA
- a CDS encoding DUF1236 domain-containing protein: MRIPATLALLATFGLTAAVHAQGLERGAQDGASRGEEMAGPLGAIVGRAIGAAVGTANGNLGVDRRERFRIYALGEHRPSVALAGPVRVGTMLPEDGVVYYDVPREFALPEYSYTVINGHPVLVEPRTRRVVEVIDDGRP, from the coding sequence ATGCGCATCCCAGCCACGCTCGCGCTCTTAGCCACGTTCGGCCTCACCGCGGCTGTCCACGCGCAAGGATTGGAACGAGGCGCCCAGGATGGAGCATCCCGCGGCGAGGAGATGGCCGGTCCCCTGGGCGCGATCGTCGGCAGGGCGATCGGGGCGGCCGTGGGCACCGCCAACGGGAACCTGGGTGTCGATCGGCGAGAGCGTTTTCGCATCTACGCGCTAGGCGAACACCGCCCATCCGTCGCACTCGCTGGCCCGGTGCGGGTCGGGACCATGCTGCCAGAGGACGGCGTGGTCTATTACGACGTGCCGCGGGAGTTCGCGCTGCCAGAATACAGCTACACGGTCATCAACGGGCATCCCGTGCTGGTCGAGCCGCGCACTCGCCGCGTTGTGGAGGTGATTGATGACGGACGGCCCTGA